The following proteins come from a genomic window of Paenibacillus sp. CAA11:
- a CDS encoding phosphoketolase family protein has translation MGTPAVQVDYSSQTYLDKLDAYWRATNYISVGQLYLKDNPLLREPLKESDVKVKPIGHWGTIPGQNFIYAHLNRVINKYDLNMFYVEGPGHGGQVMVSNSYLDGSYTEIYPEITQDIQGMKKLFKQFSFPGGIASHAAPETPGSIHEGGELGYSLSHGVGAILDNPDLISAVIVGDGEAETGPLAASWFSNRFINPITDGAVLPILHLNGFKISNPTILSRQTNEELTAYFRGMGWEPFFVEGDDPKLMHPAMAEVLDAIIEKISSIQKYARENNDSSRPAWPMLVFRTPKGWTGPKEWDQVPNEGSFRAHQVPIPVDQKHMEHAPALLEWLNSYKPEECFDENGRLKPEIAEILPKGNKRMGKNPVTNAGNLVKDLRLPDFREYALDNSAPGQVVAQDMSVLGKYVRDVVRLNENQRNFRIFGPDETMSNRLAPVFEVTRRQWVEHIKEPNDEFLASYGRVIDSQLSEHQAEGLLEGYVLTGRHGFFASYEAFLRVVDSMITQHFKWLRKATDQGWRADIPSLNVVATSTVFQQDHNGYTHQDPGLLGHLADKKPEFIREYLPADANSLLAVFDTVLNDRQKINLIVSSKHPRPQWFSAEEAKELVDKGLKVIDWASTDCGAEPDVVFASAGTEPTMESLAAISILHEKLPDLKIRYINIVDLLKLRSQKLDPRGLTDEEFDKFFTKDKPVIFAFHGYEGLIRDLFFDRHNHNLHVHGYRENGDITTPFDMRVLNQMDRYDLVKEAVLSLPNAEKYKAITDEMDTMVQKHHAYIREEGFDLPEVENWQWKELK, from the coding sequence ATGGGAACACCAGCGGTGCAAGTGGATTACTCATCTCAAACTTACTTAGACAAACTTGATGCTTATTGGCGTGCAACTAACTACATTTCTGTAGGACAGCTTTATCTCAAAGACAATCCGTTGTTAAGAGAGCCTTTGAAGGAATCAGACGTTAAGGTCAAACCGATTGGTCACTGGGGAACCATCCCGGGCCAGAACTTTATCTATGCACATCTTAATCGTGTAATTAACAAATATGATCTTAATATGTTCTATGTTGAAGGTCCGGGTCACGGTGGCCAGGTTATGGTCTCCAACTCTTATCTGGACGGAAGCTACACAGAAATCTATCCGGAAATCACACAGGATATTCAAGGGATGAAGAAGCTGTTCAAGCAGTTCTCTTTCCCGGGAGGAATTGCTTCCCACGCGGCTCCGGAGACACCAGGCTCCATTCATGAAGGCGGCGAGTTAGGATATTCCCTGTCCCATGGTGTTGGTGCTATTCTGGATAATCCGGATTTAATATCCGCTGTGATTGTTGGGGATGGTGAGGCCGAAACCGGACCGCTGGCTGCTTCATGGTTCTCTAACCGGTTTATTAATCCAATCACAGATGGTGCGGTACTGCCTATCCTTCACTTGAATGGATTTAAGATCAGCAACCCTACAATCCTGTCTCGTCAGACGAATGAGGAATTAACTGCGTACTTTAGAGGGATGGGTTGGGAGCCTTTCTTCGTGGAAGGTGACGATCCGAAGCTTATGCATCCTGCTATGGCAGAAGTACTTGATGCGATTATCGAGAAGATTTCCTCGATCCAGAAGTATGCTCGTGAAAATAACGACTCCTCCCGCCCTGCTTGGCCGATGCTGGTCTTCCGCACACCTAAAGGCTGGACCGGTCCGAAGGAATGGGACCAAGTGCCAAATGAAGGCTCTTTCCGTGCCCATCAGGTGCCAATCCCGGTTGATCAAAAGCATATGGAGCATGCACCAGCTTTGCTGGAATGGCTGAACAGCTATAAGCCTGAAGAGTGCTTCGATGAGAATGGCCGCCTTAAGCCTGAAATTGCTGAAATTCTGCCGAAGGGCAATAAACGGATGGGCAAGAACCCGGTTACCAATGCGGGGAACCTGGTTAAGGATTTGCGTTTACCCGATTTCCGCGAATATGCTCTAGACAATTCTGCACCAGGTCAGGTCGTGGCTCAGGACATGTCCGTCTTAGGCAAATACGTAAGAGATGTAGTTCGTTTGAATGAGAATCAGCGCAATTTCAGAATATTTGGACCTGATGAGACGATGTCCAACCGCCTAGCGCCTGTCTTTGAAGTGACCAGACGGCAGTGGGTAGAGCATATTAAGGAGCCTAATGATGAATTCCTGGCTTCTTATGGCCGCGTTATTGATTCCCAGCTGTCCGAGCATCAGGCGGAGGGGTTATTGGAGGGCTACGTATTAACCGGACGTCATGGTTTCTTTGCCAGTTATGAAGCCTTCTTGCGTGTCGTGGATTCGATGATTACTCAGCACTTTAAATGGCTGCGCAAAGCAACAGACCAAGGTTGGCGTGCCGATATTCCGTCCCTAAACGTTGTTGCGACTTCAACCGTGTTCCAGCAGGACCATAATGGATATACCCACCAAGATCCAGGGCTGCTCGGGCATTTAGCTGATAAGAAGCCTGAATTTATCCGTGAGTATTTGCCTGCTGATGCTAACTCCTTGCTGGCCGTCTTTGATACGGTGCTGAATGATCGTCAGAAGATTAACTTGATTGTTTCCTCCAAGCATCCGCGTCCGCAATGGTTTAGCGCTGAGGAAGCGAAAGAGCTAGTAGATAAAGGGCTTAAGGTCATTGACTGGGCAAGCACGGATTGTGGAGCAGAACCGGATGTAGTATTTGCTTCCGCAGGTACTGAGCCAACGATGGAGAGCTTAGCCGCGATTTCAATCCTTCACGAAAAGCTGCCTGATCTGAAGATTCGGTATATCAACATCGTCGACTTATTAAAGCTGAGAAGTCAAAAGCTGGATCCGCGCGGATTAACTGACGAGGAGTTTGATAAATTTTTCACAAAAGATAAGCCTGTAATTTTTGCTTTCCATGGCTATGAAGGATTGATTCGGGATTTGTTCTTCGACCGTCATAATCATAACCTTCATGTACATGGTTACCGTGAGAACGGTGATATCACCACCCCATTTGATATGCGCGTGCTGAATCAGATGGACCGTTATGATCTGGTGAAAGAGGCGGTATTGAGTCTGCCGAATGCTGAGAAGTACAAGGCAATCACCGACGAAATGGATACGATGGTTCAGAAGCACCATGCATACATCCGTGAAGAAGGATTTGATTTGCCAGAGGTAGAGAACTGGCAGTGGAAGGAATTGAAATAA
- a CDS encoding sensor histidine kinase, translating to MFKSNLFRKIVLLIIVMLIPIIALYFYANRTSSEVLRQELNQSNMNQLVFFQDQLSTRFDTLASWTNLLTHDPDIKSFQDIYLQDKQLNLDSINLIKRIQDKISLQQSSSNWKSKLYIYSPSLSRVVTERDAGYYRKEDIAVKHGWQVQPYQNGEETSYLFSWSATAPFLTAAQSENANTIIKVEFDSSNIQDMLDGFKTGGHRDPFYYNASLGVIFNRTADRPFIQKLIRQLQDKPMPEVENRTVRLRDQNYTVNIVKSQTTGWYMVDYLPLSEIMKPIGDSNRLFYYSIGALLLMSFLAAYLLYSQVQVPLKQLIYGFQRLKAGDYNFRINVKGNNEFSFLSLRFNSMVEQIQELFERVYLEQIHVKEARLKQLQSQINPHFFYNCFSFITSMAKLRKHEAVVAMSNSLSRYYRYTTRQERDLVPLEEELDFVKYYMEIQTMRMNRLVYDIDLPDKCRRMELPPLLIQPLVENAVLHGIEPQADKGVIRIFVSLEHQRMKVVVEDNGKGMTGEELLQLENRLSSPLDETMGCGLWNVQQRLRLRFGETAQLSFRKSELGGLGAMLTWDIDEKL from the coding sequence ATGTTCAAATCAAATTTGTTCCGGAAGATCGTTCTCCTCATCATTGTCATGCTGATCCCGATCATTGCGCTTTATTTCTATGCTAATCGCACAAGCTCAGAGGTATTGAGGCAAGAACTGAATCAGTCTAATATGAACCAGCTTGTATTCTTTCAGGATCAGCTGAGCACAAGGTTTGATACTTTGGCTTCCTGGACCAATTTATTGACCCACGATCCGGATATTAAGAGTTTTCAAGACATCTATTTGCAAGATAAGCAGTTGAATTTGGACAGCATTAATCTAATCAAGCGAATCCAGGACAAAATTAGTTTACAGCAGAGCTCATCGAATTGGAAAAGCAAACTGTATATCTATTCGCCTTCTTTAAGCAGAGTGGTCACTGAAAGAGATGCCGGCTACTACAGGAAAGAAGATATCGCGGTGAAGCATGGATGGCAGGTACAACCATATCAGAATGGAGAGGAGACAAGCTATCTGTTCTCCTGGTCTGCGACAGCGCCATTCTTGACTGCAGCACAGTCTGAAAATGCCAATACGATCATTAAAGTTGAGTTCGATAGCAGCAACATTCAAGATATGCTGGACGGATTTAAAACGGGAGGACACCGAGATCCCTTCTATTACAATGCCAGCCTAGGAGTCATTTTCAATCGGACGGCAGACCGCCCCTTTATCCAGAAGTTGATCAGGCAGCTGCAAGACAAGCCCATGCCAGAGGTAGAGAACCGGACGGTGAGGTTAAGAGATCAGAATTATACGGTCAACATTGTTAAGTCGCAAACTACCGGGTGGTATATGGTGGATTACCTTCCGCTCTCGGAAATTATGAAGCCGATCGGTGACTCCAACCGACTATTCTATTACTCAATAGGTGCACTCCTGCTCATGAGCTTCCTTGCTGCATATCTGCTGTATTCTCAAGTACAGGTGCCGCTAAAGCAGCTAATCTATGGTTTTCAGAGGCTAAAGGCAGGGGATTACAACTTTAGAATAAATGTTAAAGGCAACAACGAGTTCAGCTTCCTATCCCTTCGGTTTAATTCTATGGTTGAGCAGATACAGGAGCTGTTCGAGCGAGTGTATCTGGAGCAAATTCACGTTAAGGAAGCCCGGTTAAAACAGCTCCAATCTCAAATTAATCCGCATTTCTTCTATAACTGCTTCTCTTTCATTACAAGTATGGCCAAGCTCAGAAAGCATGAAGCCGTAGTAGCTATGTCCAACAGCCTGTCCAGGTATTACCGCTATACAACAAGGCAAGAGAGGGATCTGGTACCGCTGGAGGAAGAGCTGGATTTCGTAAAATATTATATGGAGATCCAAACGATGCGGATGAACCGATTGGTTTATGACATTGATTTACCGGACAAATGCAGGAGAATGGAGCTTCCGCCGCTTCTTATACAGCCTCTGGTTGAGAATGCGGTGCTGCATGGGATCGAGCCGCAAGCGGATAAAGGCGTGATCAGGATTTTCGTATCTTTGGAGCATCAGAGAATGAAAGTGGTGGTAGAGGATAATGGAAAAGGGATGACAGGTGAAGAACTTTTGCAGCTTGAGAACCGGCTCAGCAGTCCTTTGGATGAAACGATGGGCTGCGGATTATGGAATGTGCAGCAGAGGCTGCGCTTACGGTTTGGCGAGACCGCTCAGTTATCTTTTAGAAAGTCGGAGCTGGGCGGTCTTGGTGCCATGCTGACATGGGATATTGACGAGAAACTGTAA
- a CDS encoding response regulator transcription factor — MFSILLVDDESYVTESLKQTIDWTSLEISSVYQASSALEAIDLLEAKDIHIVVTDIRMPEMTGLELIEVIAGRWPDMRSLLLTGYSDFQYAHKAIQLQAHDYILKPVEDEEFIKSVSGAVLSIKSEREEIEKYHQLLYSRRSDLEILHSNFMHDLLLGEQLNPSKIRENLVKYEINLEANASAVLVLVQMGKSFAAMDSHSVKLMEYAIGNMAAEIFHPTYRVWSAKAPHDCLVLILQRNSYEVDDSQMKSLYPTGGRETLEQHAAQFQSSVNSYLKGDISLIVSKSFDFPEGLASSYRAVLGYSYLPEQDHASSLQFLEDEPVVLPIAINPLAALHKPPSLMHLLETRQWEAAEDKLNAIFSEMKEYRVSRYHLYEAFLGITNAFIYIARKRGQSITYLDPMEFDPLNSQQMLLSISRLKSWTFAILEKLAYEPAAEENKTRSYIVKQVQQLIAADQGYDLSVKTIADKVYLHPVYLSKVYKSETGEGLGDYLIRKRMERALYLLKNTNKKIYEITSELGYQNPQYFSKMFRKHYGMTPNEFRDQ, encoded by the coding sequence ATGTTTTCAATTTTGTTGGTGGATGACGAATCGTATGTGACGGAGAGTTTGAAGCAAACGATAGATTGGACAAGCCTTGAAATTTCATCCGTGTATCAAGCCTCATCCGCGCTTGAAGCGATTGATCTGCTAGAGGCTAAAGATATTCATATCGTGGTTACAGACATTCGAATGCCTGAAATGACAGGCCTGGAGCTCATTGAGGTTATCGCTGGAAGATGGCCGGATATGAGGTCGCTTCTACTGACCGGCTATTCGGATTTTCAGTATGCACACAAGGCAATTCAGCTGCAGGCCCATGATTATATATTGAAGCCGGTTGAAGATGAGGAATTTATAAAGAGTGTGTCTGGAGCCGTGCTGTCTATCAAATCAGAACGAGAGGAAATCGAGAAATATCATCAGCTGCTGTATAGCCGAAGATCGGACTTGGAAATTCTGCACTCCAATTTCATGCATGATTTGTTGCTGGGGGAGCAGCTGAATCCTTCCAAGATCCGTGAGAATTTGGTGAAATATGAGATCAATTTGGAGGCTAACGCGTCTGCTGTGCTTGTTCTTGTGCAGATGGGCAAATCGTTTGCGGCGATGGATTCTCATTCGGTGAAACTGATGGAGTATGCGATCGGGAACATGGCTGCTGAAATATTTCATCCCACATATCGTGTATGGAGTGCTAAGGCCCCGCATGATTGTCTTGTACTTATTTTACAGAGGAACTCATATGAAGTGGATGATTCGCAGATGAAATCTCTATATCCAACAGGGGGGAGGGAAACCTTAGAGCAACATGCTGCACAGTTTCAAAGCAGTGTGAACAGTTATTTAAAGGGCGATATTTCTTTGATTGTATCCAAGTCTTTTGATTTCCCAGAGGGGCTTGCCTCCTCCTACCGGGCTGTGTTGGGTTATTCCTACCTGCCTGAGCAGGATCATGCATCGTCATTGCAGTTTCTCGAAGATGAACCCGTTGTACTGCCTATAGCCATTAACCCCTTGGCGGCCCTGCACAAGCCTCCGAGCCTCATGCATCTCTTGGAGACAAGACAGTGGGAAGCAGCCGAAGACAAGCTGAATGCTATTTTCTCAGAGATGAAGGAGTATCGGGTATCCCGTTATCATCTGTATGAAGCCTTTCTAGGCATCACTAACGCCTTTATATATATAGCCCGCAAACGCGGACAAAGTATCACTTATCTGGACCCTATGGAATTTGATCCTTTGAACTCCCAGCAAATGCTGCTGTCCATATCTCGCCTGAAAAGTTGGACCTTTGCTATTCTAGAGAAGCTCGCTTATGAGCCGGCCGCAGAGGAGAATAAGACGAGAAGTTATATTGTCAAGCAGGTCCAACAATTGATTGCTGCTGATCAAGGATATGATTTATCTGTCAAGACCATTGCAGACAAGGTGTACTTGCACCCGGTTTATTTATCTAAAGTCTATAAATCGGAAACGGGCGAGGGACTGGGCGATTATCTTATCCGTAAAAGAATGGAGAGAGCACTTTATCTGTTGAAAAACACGAATAAGAAGATTTATGAGATTACTTCGGAACTGGGTTATCAGAATCCGCAGTATTTCAGCAAGATGTTTAGGAAGCATTATGGTATGACGCCAAATGAGTTCAGAGATCAGTAA
- a CDS encoding GntR family transcriptional regulator yields the protein MAQYVYKQIIDDLKKKIFAGQFADMRLPDERSLSETYQVSRSSVKRALTKMESDGIIFKKQGSGTFINPLYIKNESIFNYEGTNLGVTDNFQMHGKKPKVKVLTFEVIPPTEELQRDLFLQPHDFVYKIIRLRLFDDEPFMIETGYIPIKIVQNLNQSIIEGSIFNYLEDSHNLAVTKSFLSIFAEPSEAQDQELLHLSEHEPVGVMEGIFFLDNGTPFEFSHMRFHYKYMKFNTFVSVH from the coding sequence ATGGCCCAATATGTCTATAAGCAAATCATTGACGATCTGAAGAAGAAGATTTTTGCTGGACAATTTGCGGATATGAGATTGCCGGATGAGCGCAGCCTCAGTGAAACTTATCAAGTGAGCCGCAGTTCGGTAAAGCGGGCCCTGACAAAGATGGAGAGCGATGGAATTATCTTTAAGAAGCAGGGTTCAGGCACCTTTATTAATCCGCTGTATATTAAGAATGAATCCATCTTCAACTATGAGGGCACGAATTTAGGCGTAACAGACAATTTTCAAATGCATGGGAAAAAGCCGAAGGTCAAAGTTCTCACCTTTGAGGTGATTCCCCCTACAGAAGAATTGCAGCGGGATTTATTCCTGCAGCCCCATGATTTTGTATATAAAATCATACGATTGCGATTGTTCGATGACGAGCCTTTTATGATCGAGACAGGTTATATCCCCATTAAGATCGTGCAGAACTTGAATCAATCCATCATTGAAGGATCAATCTTTAATTATTTGGAGGACTCGCATAATCTTGCAGTAACCAAATCCTTTCTATCTATTTTTGCAGAGCCTTCTGAGGCTCAGGACCAGGAACTGCTTCACTTAAGTGAGCATGAGCCGGTGGGCGTTATGGAAGGCATATTTTTCTTGGACAACGGTACTCCCTTTGAATTTTCACACATGCGGTTTCATTACAAATATATGAAATTTAATACGTTTGTTTCTGTTCATTAA
- a CDS encoding SDR family oxidoreductase — MKILVTGATGKLGSKVVETLLKSVPASQLAVSVRHPEKAEALRAQGVEVRQGDFDHPESLDKAFAGIDRLLIISADGDNETRIRQHTNAVEAAARAKVGFIAYTSLGNAQESKMFLAPPHQAAEKAILQTGIPYSFLRNNWYLENEGASIQGVLAGAPWVTSAGSGKVGWALQQDYAEAAAAVLTGVGHENTIYELSGKLLTQEELAGALAKVLNKEVSVQQVDDAVYADIMKKAGVPEFLLPMLVEIQKGIREGALEIESNDFEKLLGRPATPVHEALGQLVTQLS; from the coding sequence ATGAAAATTCTAGTTACAGGCGCTACAGGAAAGCTCGGATCCAAGGTCGTCGAGACACTTTTGAAATCCGTTCCGGCAAGTCAGCTGGCAGTCAGTGTTCGCCATCCGGAGAAAGCGGAAGCACTTCGCGCACAAGGCGTGGAGGTAAGACAGGGGGATTTCGATCATCCGGAATCACTGGACAAGGCTTTTGCCGGGATTGATCGGCTACTGATTATTTCCGCAGACGGGGACAATGAGACCCGAATCCGTCAGCATACGAATGCTGTGGAAGCCGCTGCTAGAGCCAAAGTAGGCTTTATCGCTTACACAAGTTTAGGCAATGCCCAGGAAAGCAAGATGTTCCTGGCTCCACCGCACCAGGCTGCAGAGAAAGCGATTCTGCAAACGGGTATTCCCTATTCATTCTTGCGAAATAACTGGTACTTGGAGAATGAGGGCGCAAGCATTCAGGGCGTTCTAGCAGGAGCTCCGTGGGTAACGTCTGCAGGGTCCGGCAAGGTTGGCTGGGCATTGCAGCAGGATTATGCAGAAGCAGCTGCCGCTGTTTTGACGGGGGTAGGCCATGAGAATACGATTTACGAATTGTCCGGTAAGCTGTTGACACAGGAAGAGCTGGCGGGAGCTCTTGCCAAGGTTCTAAATAAGGAAGTTTCCGTGCAGCAGGTGGATGATGCTGTTTACGCAGATATCATGAAAAAGGCAGGGGTACCGGAGTTCCTTCTCCCTATGCTTGTGGAGATTCAAAAGGGTATTCGGGAAGGAGCGCTTGAAATCGAAAGCAATGATTTCGAGAAGCTGCTCGGACGTCCAGCCACACCCGTACATGAGGCGCTTGGTCAGCTTGTAACTCAGTTGTCATAA